The following are from one region of the Lytechinus variegatus isolate NC3 chromosome 4, Lvar_3.0, whole genome shotgun sequence genome:
- the LOC121413682 gene encoding cell adhesion molecule 2-like — MMNLFRPRLEIVVVLVTTFLLSTMVTDANSFEFIIEPSHTSAVQGTTVTLYCSVNQDTRTFMWVRDTSIISHTIQIQGNADPDRYSVSYSSKSYNLIIENLKPEDAGTYQCVAFSSGGGITSDGANLDVISPPSQEYPLISSSVTGTIVVGETIEIVCEIEGGNPVPEIELVRGNEVIVVASGRLVYVWVTEEVDDGAVFECRARHSLWTEPRSSYSSPFQILTESPNIVLAPSTAEVTLGSTVSFVCAAAPATRAVYRWFLNNEELGSNVGRSVVIESTETASVLRLVGSREVNGLVRCQVEAANGQASAEAALTLIITEVSTQAPPTPAASTERDTQAPTLPTEATTHPPRATDTPSGPTIVPEETDTPSGPTIVPEETDTPSGPTIVPEQPASSTEGITSLTTEDLTSDSAEPPIRGASSFDTIFVASVSAIAALIGVIFIAAIGAVCYVTAKRRRKRRADMYSGANNDGDVFFRSRYISIVRSWFSPVHQDTQKTLTSFEGPTPDQSPYNTVASRR; from the exons ATGATGAATCTTTTTCGGCCACGACTGGAGATCGTCGTCGTTCTCGTGACGACGTTTTTGTTGTCTACGATGGTGACTGATGCTAATTCGTTTGAGTTCATTATCGAGCCAAGTCATACCTCTGCAGTTCAG gGTACGACGGTGACGCTGTATTGTTCTGTTAACCAAGATACCCGTACCTTCATGTGGGTGAGAGATACATCTATCATCAGTCATACCATACAGATCCAAGGAAATGCTGATCCAGACAG GTATTCCGTCTCATATAGTAGTAAGTCCTACAACCTCATCATTGAAAACCTCAAACCAGAGGATGCGGGGACCTATCAGTGTGTGGCCTTTTCCAGTGGAGGCGGCATAACATCTGATGGAGCCAATCTTGATGTGATTAGCCCACCCAGCCAGGAATACCCTTTGATCAGCTCCTCGGTGACGGGGACGATCGTCGTCGGCGAGACCATCGAGATCGTGTGCGAAATTGAAGGAGGGAATCCCGTCCCAGAGATCGAGCTCGTTAGAGGTAATGAAGTTATCGTGGTCGCATCTGGACGTCTGGTCTATGTGTGGGTGACCGAAGAGGTCGATGATGGCGCGGTGTTCGAGTGTCGCGCCCGGCATTCTCTATGGACAGAGCCAAGGTCGTCTTACAGCTCTCCGTTCCAGATTTTGACGGAATCACCGAACATCGTTCTGGCCCCGTCGACGGCAGAAGTCACTCTTGGATCAACGGTATCGTTTGTCTGTGCGGCAGCACCGGCTACAAGGGCAGTCTATCGTTGGTTCCTGAACAACGAAGAATTGGGAAGCAACGTTGGCCGTTCAGTGGTGATTGAGAGTACGGAGACTGCGAGTGTACTTCGCTTGGTAGGTTCAAGGGAAGTCAATGGTCTGGTAAGGTGTCAGGTCGAAGCCGCTAATGGACAAGCCTCTGCAGAAGCTGCCCTGACCCTGATTATCACTGAGGTATCGACCCAAGCACCCCCGACACCCGCTGCTTCAACCGAAAGGGACACTCAGGCACCGACCCTGCCTACCGAGGCAACAACACACCCTCCGAGGGCCACAGATACCCCAAGTGGCCCAACGATCGTTCCTGAAGAGACGGATACCCCAAGTGGCCCAACCATTGTTCCTGAAGAGACGGATACCCCAAGTGGCCCAACCATTGTTCCTGAACAACCAGCATCATCAACCGAAGGCATCACTTCCCTGACAACTGAAGATCTAACATCAGATAGTGCAGAACCTCCAATCCGTGGTGCATCTTCTTTCGACACCATCTTCGTAGCTTCCGTCAGCGCCATTGCCGCACTTATCGGCGTCATTTTCATCGCCGCCATCGGTGCTGTCTGCTACGTCACCGCGAAGCGTCGACGCAAGCGCCGCGCCGATATGTATTCTGGTGCCAATAACGACGGTGACGTCTTTTTCCGCAGTCGCTACATCAGCATTGTTCGTTCTTGGTTTTCACCTGTTCACCAAGACACCCAAAAGACCCTTACCTCTTTCGAGGGTCCTACCCCTGATCAATCCCCGTATAATACCGTTGCTTCAAGGCGATAG